The Meiothermus sp. QL-1 nucleotide sequence GCCCACAACCTGAACGACTACCGGGCATTGGTGGTGGAGCAGAGCCCGGCTTGACAATTTTTAGGCTTAGCTAAAAAATATGGAACAGCCCTCTAGGGCTGCCTAAACCCGCCATGGCCCAGCACGACGCCCGTCCTCCCCTTTCCGAAGCCCAGGAGGACTACCTCAAACAGGTCCTGCTGCTGGGCTGTGGCTCAGGCTCGGAGCGCCTCGAGGACACCCTGCCGGTCTCCACCCAGGCCCTGGCCGACCGCATGGGGGTGCGGCCGGCCTCGGTCACCGGAATGCTCAAGAAGCTGGCCGAGATGGGGCTGGTGGAGTACGAGGCCTACCGGGGGGTGCGGCTCACCCCGGCCGGCTACCGCGTAGCCCTGGAGGTGTTGCGCCACCACCGGCTTTTGGAGGCCTATCTGCACCAGGCCCTGGGCTACGGCTGGGAGGAGGTCCACCTCGAGGCCGAGCGGCTCGAGCACCACATCTCCGAGGCCCTGGAGGCCCGCATCGCTGAGTGGCTGGGCCACCCCTCCCACGACCCCCACGGCGACCCCATCCCCAGGGCCGACCTAACCCTCCCCCCAGGCCCCCGAGGCCAACGGCTGAGCGCCCTCAGCCCCGGCGCCCGGGGCACCGTGGCCCGGGTGGCCACCCAGGACCAGGACACCCTCAACCTCTTCGCCCACCTGGGGCTGAGGCCCGGGGCCCTGGTGGAGCTCCTCGAGCACACCCCGAAGGGAAGCCGGGTGCGAACGGAACAGGAACGATACTTTTTGCCGAGCAGCCTGGCCGAGCTGCTCTGGATTGACGAGGTAAGCGATGAAGCGTAGATTACTCCTTTTAACCCTACTGGGGCTGACCCCAGCCCTGGCCGCCGATCCCCTGAACCGGCTGGAGCCTGTCCGCCGTACGCCGGTGCAGGTGGTCACCACAGTCAACTTCGTCACCGACCTGGTAGAGCAGATAGGGGGCAGCCGGGTGCGGGTGGAAGGCCTGATGGGCCCGGGCGTGGACCCCCACCTGTACCGGGCCTCAGCCGGCGACGTG carries:
- the mntR gene encoding manganese-dependent transcriptional regulator MntR; translation: MAQHDARPPLSEAQEDYLKQVLLLGCGSGSERLEDTLPVSTQALADRMGVRPASVTGMLKKLAEMGLVEYEAYRGVRLTPAGYRVALEVLRHHRLLEAYLHQALGYGWEEVHLEAERLEHHISEALEARIAEWLGHPSHDPHGDPIPRADLTLPPGPRGQRLSALSPGARGTVARVATQDQDTLNLFAHLGLRPGALVELLEHTPKGSRVRTEQERYFLPSSLAELLWIDEVSDEA